A genomic window from Sporosarcina sp. Marseille-Q4063 includes:
- a CDS encoding pseudouridine synthase, with the protein MRVNQFIASSGYCSRRRADVLIREQKVTVNGVIVGIGCMINEGDAVKVEGRLLLAKENDIYIMLNKPPGVTCTTASDIEGNIIDFLNYPERIFPVGRLDKQSEGLILLTDDGSIVNDLLREENNEEKDYIVTVDKEITAAFITSMASGVEIYNPRKKAIITTKKCTVIQLDEYRFKITLSQGLNRQIRRMCRRFQYTVTKLQRVRIKDLSLGQLELGHWRYLTDEEVSGLKK; encoded by the coding sequence ATGAGGGTAAATCAATTTATCGCATCTTCGGGATATTGTTCGAGACGACGGGCGGATGTATTGATCAGAGAACAAAAAGTGACTGTTAACGGTGTTATAGTCGGGATTGGTTGCATGATCAATGAAGGCGATGCGGTAAAAGTGGAAGGTCGTCTACTACTCGCGAAAGAAAACGACATTTACATTATGCTCAATAAGCCGCCCGGTGTGACATGCACAACAGCTAGCGATATCGAAGGAAATATTATCGACTTCCTAAATTACCCGGAACGGATTTTCCCGGTAGGCCGGCTCGACAAACAATCGGAAGGACTAATTCTTCTGACCGATGACGGAAGCATTGTGAATGATTTATTGCGCGAGGAAAATAATGAAGAAAAAGATTATATTGTAACCGTTGATAAAGAAATAACCGCAGCCTTCATAACCAGCATGGCAAGCGGCGTGGAAATTTATAATCCGAGAAAAAAAGCGATCATTACGACTAAAAAATGTACGGTCATTCAACTAGATGAGTATCGTTTTAAAATTACATTATCGCAAGGATTAAACCGGCAAATTAGAAGAATGTGCAGGCGTTTCCAATACACAGTTACAAAACTGCAACGCGTGCGAATCAAAGACCTTTCGCTGGGTCAATTGGAACTTGGTCATTGGCGATATTTGACGGATGAAGAAGTAAGCGGTTTGAAAAAATAG
- a CDS encoding C40 family peptidase, whose protein sequence is MASITLLSIGIFLASLIYLVLCFIMPKVFLKFHGKPSGRKRFLKVYSCYLAFLLVISIILFVNESEIQETESVVSGNQHELLAEEKEKADEAEEKREAETKANEEFAQKQIMQSEPDLAFINVAVATLWSEPNNTRPVDSPSAENPADLWKWTTSMSLDQRKWLVGKLETQALFAQPVTVVEELGEWVKVAVHDQPTPKSDLGYAAWMPKTQLISNYEFAVAREQNAFAVMMKSTSWLYDDEHLQVKFMEVSYNTRLPIVSQEGGVTKIATPSDGEKWISSDDIAVFETEQDIPKPTGETLVQSGEQFLSLPYLWAGTSGFGFDCSGFTYTIYRANGITIPRDSSVQATHGTVVNKDELQKGDLLFFAYEQGKGSVHHVGMYIGDGKMIHAPNPASTVEIIDVFESKHLSSEYAGARRYLD, encoded by the coding sequence ATGGCATCGATAACGCTATTGTCTATCGGGATATTTCTAGCAAGTTTGATTTACTTGGTGTTGTGTTTTATTATGCCCAAAGTCTTTCTGAAATTCCATGGTAAACCCTCGGGGAGAAAAAGGTTTTTAAAAGTATATTCATGCTACTTAGCCTTTTTATTGGTTATTTCAATAATTCTTTTTGTAAATGAATCAGAAATTCAAGAAACTGAGTCTGTCGTTTCTGGTAATCAGCATGAATTACTGGCTGAAGAGAAAGAGAAAGCCGATGAAGCCGAAGAAAAAAGAGAAGCAGAAACCAAGGCAAATGAAGAGTTTGCACAGAAACAGATCATGCAAAGTGAACCCGATTTGGCGTTTATCAATGTAGCTGTTGCAACGCTTTGGTCTGAGCCGAATAATACGCGTCCAGTTGATAGTCCGTCCGCGGAAAATCCTGCTGACTTATGGAAATGGACGACGAGCATGTCGCTTGACCAGAGAAAATGGCTTGTCGGCAAATTAGAAACGCAGGCGCTTTTCGCTCAACCGGTTACCGTCGTGGAAGAACTTGGAGAATGGGTTAAAGTAGCGGTTCACGACCAACCGACGCCGAAAAGTGATCTCGGTTACGCGGCATGGATGCCCAAAACACAACTAATTTCGAACTATGAATTTGCTGTGGCGAGGGAACAAAATGCTTTTGCAGTCATGATGAAATCAACAAGTTGGCTGTATGATGATGAACACTTGCAAGTGAAATTCATGGAAGTTAGCTATAATACGAGACTCCCTATAGTTTCCCAGGAAGGCGGCGTTACAAAGATTGCGACACCATCCGACGGGGAAAAATGGATTTCATCCGATGACATTGCTGTTTTTGAAACTGAACAGGATATTCCGAAGCCGACCGGGGAAACTTTAGTTCAATCGGGCGAACAGTTTTTATCGTTGCCGTATCTTTGGGCGGGAACGTCGGGATTCGGGTTTGACTGCTCCGGTTTCACTTATACAATCTATCGAGCAAACGGAATCACAATACCGAGGGACTCATCGGTGCAAGCGACACACGGGACAGTCGTAAACAAAGACGAATTGCAAAAAGGAGACCTGTTGTTTTTTGCTTATGAGCAAGGTAAAGGGTCTGTTCACCATGTCGGCATGTATATCGGAGATGGAAAAATGATTCATGCACCCAACCCAGCTAGCACCGTCGAAATTATTGATGTATTTGAATCAAAACATTTGTCTTCTGAATATGCGGGTGCAAGACGATACCTCGATTGA
- a CDS encoding LysR family transcriptional regulator, with amino-acid sequence MVSKLDLYKVFCQVGKSESFSEAAKDMYMTQPAVSQAIMQLERELDVRLFNRTPKGVTLTHEGELLFEYANSAINLLHVGEDKILEFKNLTAGELRIGVGDTISRYYLLPYLEVFHNRYPNIKYKIENGTTLELISILKSGEVDIVICNFPLDDPTLDLRPFTDVQDIFVCGEKYKSILSKPISFDKLVKLPLIFLESKSNSRKYVEDYILSKGVRIAPEFELGSHDLLLEFAKINLGIACVTKEFSREYLNNGLLNEVELIESIPKRNIGACSLKSVPLTRAAARFVDIIENKML; translated from the coding sequence ATGGTTAGCAAATTAGATTTATATAAAGTATTTTGTCAGGTCGGAAAAAGTGAAAGTTTTTCCGAAGCTGCGAAAGATATGTATATGACCCAACCCGCAGTTAGTCAGGCGATCATGCAGTTGGAAAGGGAGTTGGACGTGCGTCTCTTTAATCGTACGCCTAAGGGAGTGACGCTCACTCATGAAGGGGAACTTCTATTTGAGTATGCCAATTCAGCAATCAATTTGCTGCATGTCGGTGAAGATAAAATTTTGGAGTTCAAAAACTTAACTGCAGGTGAATTAAGAATCGGCGTCGGCGACACCATATCTAGGTATTATTTACTTCCTTATTTAGAAGTATTCCATAATCGATATCCAAACATCAAATATAAAATTGAAAATGGCACGACATTAGAATTGATTTCAATCCTCAAATCAGGAGAAGTGGATATAGTCATTTGTAACTTCCCATTAGATGATCCAACGCTAGATCTTCGACCATTTACTGATGTCCAAGATATTTTTGTGTGCGGGGAGAAGTACAAAAGCATTTTATCTAAACCGATCAGCTTCGATAAATTAGTGAAATTGCCATTAATCTTCCTCGAATCAAAATCGAATTCCCGAAAGTATGTAGAGGATTATATACTTTCGAAAGGCGTTCGAATAGCTCCGGAATTCGAATTGGGTTCACATGACTTGTTATTGGAGTTCGCAAAAATAAATCTGGGAATCGCGTGTGTGACGAAAGAGTTCTCCCGGGAATACTTAAACAATGGCTTATTAAATGAAGTTGAGTTGATTGAATCGATTCCGAAAAGAAATATAGGTGCTTGTTCGCTGAAAAGTGTTCCGCTTACGAGAGCCGCAGCCCGCTTTGTCGATATTATTGAGAATAAAATGCTGTAA
- a CDS encoding coenzyme F420-0:L-glutamate ligase, which produces MERVVGTVARGIRCPIINEGDNIEEIVVESILKAAEIENLTINDKDIVSITESIVARAQGNYATIDHIATDIKSKFEDDTIGVIFPILSRNRFGNCLRGIAKGAKKIVLMLSYPSDEVGNHLVDLDMLDEKGINPWTDVLTENEFRDLFGINKHAFTGIDYIEYYKSLAAEFGTECEVIFSNKPETILEYTKSVLACDVHSRIRTKKILKNNGGEKIYSLDDILTESIEGSGYNEEYGLLGSNTATDDGMKLFPRDCQPVVDNIQQMLKDKTGKTIEVMVYGDGAFKDPIGKIWELADPVVSPAYTAGLDGTPNEVKLKYLADNNFAELRGDELKQAISEFIDTKNDDLQGSNESLGTTPRKLTDLIGSLADLTSGSGDKGTPIVFIQGYFDDFTK; this is translated from the coding sequence GTGGAAAGAGTAGTAGGAACCGTTGCGAGAGGTATTCGTTGCCCGATTATCAACGAAGGCGATAACATTGAAGAAATCGTCGTAGAAAGTATTTTAAAAGCTGCTGAAATTGAAAACTTAACTATTAATGATAAAGACATTGTGTCCATAACTGAATCGATTGTTGCGCGTGCGCAAGGGAACTACGCGACGATTGATCATATTGCTACTGATATTAAATCTAAATTCGAAGACGACACGATTGGCGTCATTTTCCCGATTTTAAGCCGTAACCGTTTTGGAAATTGCTTACGCGGCATTGCCAAAGGCGCGAAAAAGATTGTATTAATGCTTAGCTATCCTTCAGATGAAGTTGGAAACCACTTGGTGGACCTCGACATGCTGGATGAGAAAGGCATTAATCCATGGACCGATGTCCTGACGGAAAATGAATTCCGCGACCTTTTCGGTATTAATAAACATGCGTTCACGGGAATTGACTATATCGAGTACTACAAGTCATTAGCCGCGGAATTTGGAACTGAATGTGAAGTCATCTTCTCCAATAAACCAGAAACTATTTTGGAATATACAAAAAGCGTTCTCGCTTGCGATGTCCATTCCAGAATTCGAACGAAGAAAATTTTGAAAAACAATGGCGGCGAAAAAATCTATAGCCTCGATGATATCTTAACTGAATCGATCGAGGGCAGCGGCTATAACGAAGAGTATGGCCTTTTAGGTTCAAACACCGCGACAGATGACGGCATGAAACTGTTCCCGCGTGATTGCCAACCCGTTGTCGACAACATTCAACAGATGCTAAAAGACAAAACTGGTAAAACGATTGAAGTCATGGTTTATGGAGACGGCGCGTTTAAAGACCCTATCGGAAAGATTTGGGAACTAGCGGATCCAGTCGTATCACCTGCTTACACAGCTGGACTGGACGGCACGCCAAACGAAGTTAAATTGAAATATCTTGCAGACAATAACTTTGCTGAATTAAGAGGCGACGAACTGAAACAAGCGATTTCGGAATTCATCGATACTAAAAATGACGACCTTCAAGGTTCCAATGAATCTTTAGGAACAACACCTCGAAAACTAACGGATTTAATCGGTTCATTAGCGGACTTAACTTCAGGAAGCGGAGACAAAGGCACACCCATTGTCTTCATACAAGGCTATTTTGATGACTTTACAAAATAA
- a CDS encoding Fic family protein gives MLEQIDQKKSLLDSKRPLPKYTLKSLREKLFLEWTYNSNAIEGNTLTINETKVVLEGITVGGKTMREHLEVINHRDAISYVEDIVQNKEPLTAWQIKNLHRLVLKGIEDDYAGVYRNQQVYISGAQHTPPAHFKIQEQMESLMNWYNDEAQNLHAVIRGAMLHAIFVGIHPFIDGNGRTSRLLLNLELMKAGYPPVIIKVENRLAYYNALDKAHTTENYDDFINLVAIEVESSLDLYLHAVNCC, from the coding sequence ATGTTAGAACAAATTGATCAAAAAAAGAGTTTGTTGGATAGTAAGCGCCCTTTACCCAAATATACATTGAAAAGTCTTCGCGAAAAGTTGTTTCTCGAGTGGACATATAACTCCAACGCAATTGAAGGAAATACATTAACGATTAATGAAACGAAAGTAGTATTAGAAGGTATAACAGTCGGCGGCAAAACAATGCGTGAGCATTTAGAGGTGATTAATCACCGGGATGCGATTTCATATGTTGAAGACATTGTTCAAAATAAAGAACCTTTAACAGCGTGGCAAATTAAAAATCTTCATCGTCTTGTCTTAAAGGGAATTGAAGACGACTATGCAGGCGTTTATCGGAATCAACAAGTGTACATTTCAGGCGCACAACATACGCCACCAGCCCATTTTAAAATTCAAGAACAAATGGAGTCGCTGATGAATTGGTACAACGATGAAGCGCAAAATCTTCATGCGGTTATTCGGGGGGCGATGTTACATGCGATTTTCGTAGGCATTCATCCATTTATCGATGGGAATGGAAGAACTTCGCGGTTGCTGCTAAATCTTGAGCTCATGAAAGCGGGATACCCGCCCGTGATTATTAAAGTTGAAAATCGTTTAGCGTATTACAATGCATTAGATAAAGCGCATACGACTGAAAACTATGATGATTTTATTAACCTCGTTGCGATAGAAGTGGAGTCTTCACTGGATTTATATTTACATGCGGTGAACTGTTGCTAA
- a CDS encoding CoA pyrophosphatase codes for MFLDKLKNQLNKSQPLFIGEDTAFRSAVLIPLVQVNGEWHILFEVRSFSMRRQPGDISFPGGRIDASDPTPLAAALRETHEELGIDPKTVTHTRGLSPYIASPTFVVYPFVAVIDYDQIIHSYNTEEVEEIFTVPVDWLMNYEPYMHSVSVEPAPSANFPFEKIANGAEYQWRTHTIEEWFFDYEQYTIWGLTARILKHFIEVIK; via the coding sequence GTGTTCTTAGATAAACTGAAAAACCAGCTAAACAAAAGCCAGCCTCTATTTATAGGAGAGGACACCGCGTTTCGTTCAGCTGTTTTAATACCGTTAGTCCAAGTGAACGGGGAATGGCATATTCTTTTCGAAGTGCGTTCATTCTCAATGAGAAGGCAACCTGGCGACATTAGTTTCCCAGGTGGTCGAATTGATGCCTCGGATCCAACCCCATTGGCGGCTGCTTTACGTGAAACACATGAAGAGTTGGGGATAGATCCAAAGACGGTCACACATACACGCGGGTTGAGCCCTTATATTGCCTCCCCAACCTTTGTTGTCTATCCGTTTGTCGCTGTCATAGACTATGATCAAATTATTCATTCTTATAACACTGAAGAGGTTGAAGAGATATTTACAGTGCCGGTCGATTGGCTAATGAATTATGAGCCGTATATGCATTCGGTATCTGTAGAACCTGCACCTTCAGCAAACTTCCCCTTTGAAAAAATTGCGAACGGTGCCGAATATCAATGGAGAACGCATACCATTGAAGAATGGTTCTTTGACTATGAGCAGTACACAATCTGGGGGCTAACAGCTCGGATTTTAAAACATTTTATTGAAGTTATAAAGTAG
- a CDS encoding DUF1456 family protein, which translates to MNNNDILTRLRYALDLKDAEMVEVFGLGGIEITKDDVQAILSKVKSHEADEEEFQENDYKKKLDNNMLESFLNGLITFKRGASDSGKPVELTMNDRNVNNILLKKVKIALTLTSEDMLDILSDTGTDLSKSELSAVLRKEGHRNYKECGDRYARNFLKGLAMRYRD; encoded by the coding sequence ATGAATAATAATGATATTTTAACGAGATTGCGCTATGCGTTGGATCTAAAAGATGCTGAAATGGTTGAGGTTTTCGGACTAGGCGGCATTGAAATCACAAAAGATGATGTTCAAGCAATTTTATCCAAAGTAAAAAGTCATGAAGCGGATGAGGAAGAATTTCAAGAAAATGACTATAAGAAAAAACTAGACAACAACATGTTAGAGTCCTTTTTAAACGGTTTAATCACATTTAAAAGAGGCGCATCTGATTCAGGAAAACCAGTCGAATTGACGATGAATGATCGAAACGTGAATAATATCTTATTAAAGAAAGTAAAAATTGCACTTACCCTTACTAGCGAAGATATGCTAGATATCTTGAGTGACACAGGGACTGATTTATCAAAGAGCGAATTAAGCGCGGTGCTAAGAAAAGAAGGGCACCGAAATTACAAGGAATGCGGCGATCGGTATGCTAGAAACTTTTTGAAGGGATTGGCGATGCGTTACCGGGATTGA
- a CDS encoding DUF4317 domain-containing protein produces the protein MNKKDIAAIRKQFKLETDLLKIADIYKVYIRQESSEIYHEESQSFSLLDMEQQELFLTNFKKVLGGRLGVKLFEVKFTRPEEEQTDHTQQLLYESLHSKDVEEWKAAMQSIAGKMFEDVQYEKDTVITFIRGDYFKPTKRRSDEEEIADRDEVYTTPFILCSMNQTVLPKRSLVFDFTEKEFKSPTMLDPVVNLTSPIGGFLFPCFTDNAADVNHILYAAGKANKPDYQFIENVLNGEEIMTADDDKAVFEEIVKSVVGDEVDTKTLASVYDEIQRMLEVEDDEEVEDSIPTLDTTEVTRVLKASGVEDVNTEKVERAFQRVVEDETYELKASHVVPSYTSKSIKIQTKVANIAISPQDLRYVRQVNVNGKRCLLIEVEEDTMIEGFTLLSEELLE, from the coding sequence ATGAACAAAAAAGATATTGCAGCGATTCGCAAGCAATTTAAGTTGGAAACTGATTTACTGAAAATCGCTGACATTTACAAAGTGTATATCAGGCAGGAAAGCAGTGAAATCTATCATGAGGAAAGTCAATCATTTTCTCTATTAGATATGGAGCAGCAGGAGTTGTTTCTTACAAATTTTAAAAAAGTTTTAGGTGGAAGATTGGGTGTTAAGCTTTTTGAAGTGAAGTTCACGCGTCCAGAGGAAGAGCAGACAGACCATACACAGCAGCTTTTATATGAAAGCCTCCATTCGAAGGATGTTGAAGAATGGAAAGCGGCAATGCAAAGCATCGCTGGAAAGATGTTCGAAGACGTTCAATATGAAAAGGACACGGTTATCACTTTCATTCGCGGCGATTATTTCAAACCGACGAAACGCCGTAGTGATGAAGAAGAAATCGCCGATCGGGATGAAGTGTACACCACGCCTTTTATCCTCTGTAGTATGAACCAGACCGTCCTACCGAAACGGTCACTTGTATTTGATTTTACCGAGAAGGAATTTAAGTCACCTACGATGCTAGATCCTGTCGTCAACCTAACGAGTCCAATTGGCGGATTTTTGTTCCCTTGTTTCACGGACAATGCGGCAGATGTCAATCACATCCTGTATGCCGCTGGGAAAGCGAATAAACCGGACTACCAATTTATTGAGAATGTGTTAAACGGCGAAGAAATCATGACAGCGGACGATGATAAAGCTGTTTTTGAGGAGATTGTAAAATCGGTTGTTGGTGATGAGGTGGATACAAAAACCCTTGCAAGCGTGTATGATGAAATCCAGCGCATGTTGGAAGTGGAGGACGATGAAGAGGTAGAAGACAGCATTCCTACTTTGGATACGACAGAGGTTACCCGCGTGCTGAAGGCGAGCGGTGTGGAAGATGTGAATACGGAAAAAGTGGAAAGGGCTTTCCAAAGAGTGGTTGAAGATGAGACGTACGAACTGAAAGCAAGTCATGTCGTTCCAAGTTATACGTCGAAATCAATTAAAATCCAAACGAAAGTCGCGAATATTGCCATTAGCCCGCAGGACTTGAGATACGTCAGACAGGTCAATGTCAACGGCAAGCGTTGCTTATTGATTGAGGTAGAAGAAGACACGATGATTGAAGGGTTCACGCTGCTTTCAGAAGAGCTGCTGGAGTAG
- the rlmH gene encoding 23S rRNA (pseudouridine(1915)-N(3))-methyltransferase RlmH: MNITIATVGKVRDKYMKMGIEEFSKRLKPYAKISIIEVADEKAPENLSDADMEIVKKKEAERLLAKIGENDYVIALAIEGKMKTSEELAAGLESLATYGRSKVSFVIGGSLGLHESIYKRSDELLSFSKMTFPHQLMKLILMEQVYRAFKIMKNEPYHK, from the coding sequence ATGAACATTACAATTGCGACTGTGGGAAAAGTAAGAGATAAATATATGAAAATGGGCATTGAAGAATTTAGTAAAAGGCTAAAACCTTATGCCAAAATAAGTATTATTGAAGTGGCCGATGAAAAAGCACCTGAAAACTTGAGTGATGCGGATATGGAAATCGTGAAGAAAAAAGAAGCCGAACGACTGCTGGCTAAAATCGGTGAAAATGATTATGTCATTGCACTCGCGATTGAAGGGAAGATGAAAACTTCGGAAGAGTTAGCGGCTGGATTGGAGTCGCTAGCGACATACGGTCGAAGTAAAGTTTCTTTTGTAATCGGTGGATCGCTTGGATTGCATGAGTCGATTTACAAAAGATCAGATGAACTCCTGTCGTTTTCAAAGATGACGTTTCCACATCAATTGATGAAACTCATTTTGATGGAGCAAGTTTACCGGGCCTTTAAAATCATGAAAAATGAACCTTATCATAAGTAA
- a CDS encoding CxxH/CxxC protein, which translates to MKIYSCQMHIDQALDELIEKEEVYPIMKAVPEFEKLSTKCTYCKESALYVVANK; encoded by the coding sequence TTGAAAATTTATAGCTGTCAAATGCATATAGATCAAGCACTTGATGAATTAATCGAAAAAGAAGAAGTTTATCCGATAATGAAAGCGGTACCGGAATTTGAGAAGTTATCCACAAAGTGTACATACTGTAAAGAGTCTGCATTGTATGTTGTGGCGAACAAATAG
- a CDS encoding S1C family serine protease yields the protein MKRVDEFNKDEPKTSLENTESNSHEIERPEYESPLKRETRPPRRGGGFIYGLLGVVVGALLVWLLLPTGNTSNKVLTETGERNNDMQEERLSVDINTDITEVVESVTDAVVGVTNLQTNRDFWSSSETTKETGTGSGVIYKKQDGKAYIVTNHHVVEGAEELEVTFDDGTKAEGRLIGGDMWTDLAVIEIDATDVKAVAQFGDSDALKRGETVIAIGNPLGLGFSGSVTLGVVSGKDRSIPIDFNQDGVVDWYSDVLQTDAAINPGNSGGALINLAGQLIGINSMKISQETVEGIGLAIPINLAIPIIEKLEQHGEVIRPTMGVTLIDLSSIPAQQQIILKLPNDVTEGVVVNEVVPNSPASKADVQRYDVIVEMDGEKIEDMVALRKHLYNVKEVGDKMTMKVYREGQLLEIEMTLENGNSF from the coding sequence ATGAAGCGTGTGGACGAATTCAATAAGGATGAACCAAAAACATCATTAGAAAACACTGAATCAAATTCACATGAAATAGAAAGACCAGAATATGAAAGCCCTCTAAAACGGGAAACCCGACCTCCCAGAAGAGGCGGCGGATTTATCTATGGATTACTTGGAGTGGTTGTCGGTGCGCTACTTGTATGGCTTCTACTTCCCACTGGAAACACCTCGAATAAAGTACTAACTGAAACTGGTGAAAGAAATAACGACATGCAAGAAGAGCGATTATCCGTTGATATTAATACTGACATTACGGAAGTCGTTGAATCGGTTACAGATGCAGTCGTTGGCGTTACAAATTTACAGACGAATCGCGACTTCTGGTCATCGTCTGAAACGACGAAAGAAACAGGAACGGGATCAGGCGTTATCTATAAAAAACAAGATGGAAAAGCATACATCGTTACAAATCATCATGTTGTCGAAGGTGCAGAAGAGCTTGAGGTTACCTTTGACGATGGAACAAAGGCGGAAGGTCGACTCATCGGAGGCGATATGTGGACGGATTTGGCGGTTATTGAAATCGATGCAACCGATGTAAAAGCGGTTGCTCAGTTTGGAGATTCTGACGCATTAAAACGAGGCGAAACCGTCATTGCAATCGGAAATCCACTGGGCTTAGGGTTTTCGGGTTCAGTGACGCTTGGTGTCGTTTCAGGTAAAGACCGTTCAATTCCAATCGATTTCAATCAAGACGGCGTAGTTGATTGGTATTCGGATGTTTTACAGACGGATGCGGCAATTAATCCAGGAAATTCGGGGGGCGCACTGATTAATTTGGCAGGTCAGTTAATCGGCATTAATTCAATGAAGATATCACAGGAAACAGTCGAGGGAATCGGGCTTGCCATTCCAATAAATTTAGCGATTCCCATCATAGAAAAACTAGAACAGCACGGCGAAGTGATTCGTCCGACAATGGGTGTTACATTAATCGATTTGTCTAGTATTCCTGCACAGCAACAGATCATCTTAAAATTACCGAATGACGTTACAGAAGGCGTTGTCGTAAATGAAGTTGTTCCAAATTCTCCAGCATCTAAAGCTGATGTTCAACGTTATGATGTCATTGTTGAAATGGACGGAGAAAAAATTGAGGATATGGTGGCCTTGCGAAAACATCTGTATAATGTAAAAGAAGTTGGCGACAAGATGACGATGAAGGTATATCGTGAAGGACAATTGCTTGAGATTGAAATGACGCTTGAAAATGGGAATTCGTTTTAA
- a CDS encoding MBL fold metallo-hydrolase, giving the protein MRFSVLASGSSGNAIFIENDEHRFLVDAGFSGKKLESLFASINRSMEDLDGIFVTHEHSDHIKGLGVIARKYGTPIYANEKTWKAMDGLVGKIPLDQRFQFDMETVKSFGSLDVESFAVSHDAADPMFYTFHQNDRKLAIITDTGYVSDRMKGIISGADTFVFESNHDVSMLQMGRYPWSVKRRILSDVGHVSNEDAAVAMSEVVFEKETKIYLSHLSKDNNMKDLARMSVTQTLETCGIIAGEYVHLFDTDADEPTELVPV; this is encoded by the coding sequence ATGCGTTTTAGTGTACTCGCAAGTGGAAGCAGCGGGAATGCAATATTTATAGAGAATGATGAACATAGATTTTTAGTAGACGCCGGGTTTAGTGGTAAAAAGCTAGAAAGCCTTTTTGCAAGTATTAATCGTTCAATGGAAGATTTGGATGGAATATTTGTCACACATGAGCATAGTGACCATATAAAAGGACTTGGTGTTATTGCAAGAAAGTACGGGACTCCGATTTATGCAAATGAAAAGACGTGGAAAGCGATGGATGGACTCGTTGGGAAAATCCCGCTTGATCAACGCTTTCAATTTGACATGGAAACTGTTAAATCCTTTGGAAGTCTTGACGTTGAGTCTTTCGCGGTTTCGCATGATGCTGCGGATCCTATGTTTTACACCTTTCATCAAAATGATCGAAAGCTTGCGATCATTACGGACACTGGTTATGTGAGCGATCGCATGAAAGGTATAATTAGCGGAGCCGATACTTTTGTTTTCGAAAGCAATCATGATGTCAGCATGTTGCAAATGGGTCGTTATCCATGGTCTGTCAAACGACGAATTTTAAGTGATGTCGGTCATGTATCAAACGAAGATGCGGCAGTTGCTATGAGTGAAGTTGTTTTTGAGAAAGAAACAAAAATATACTTATCTCATTTAAGTAAAGATAATAATATGAAAGACCTAGCGAGGATGAGTGTTACGCAAACGTTGGAAACATGCGGAATCATTGCAGGTGAGTATGTTCATCTTTTTGACACGGATGCAGATGAGCCAACTGAATTAGTTCCAGTTTGA